A region of Parachlamydia acanthamoebae DNA encodes the following proteins:
- a CDS encoding zinc-dependent alcohol dehydrogenase family protein, translating into MKALVYKGPNKISLEERLKPQIEKSTDCIIKISKTTICGTDLHIIKGEVPTVAKGRILGHEGVGTIEAVGNAVSNFQVYDKVLISCITSCGKCAYCKKQMYSQCEVGGWLLGNKIDGTQAEYVRIPFADTSLHAIPSNVDEDLICLFSDVLPTGYETGVLKGKIKLGDKVAIIGAGPIGLAVLLTAQFYSPSEIVVVDKDNFRLEVAKLLGAKVTINGDGNDVIERVLEMTNQKGFDIVIEAVGKPETFETCQAIVAPGGYIANVGVHGKSVCLHLEKLWNQNITITTGLVDTFSISILLKTFAAGMLKPGVLITHHFDLTNVIKAYEVFADAANQHALKVILETHP; encoded by the coding sequence ATGAAGGCTTTAGTGTATAAGGGGCCAAATAAAATTAGTCTCGAAGAAAGGCTTAAACCTCAAATTGAAAAATCCACGGATTGTATTATAAAAATATCAAAAACGACAATCTGTGGAACGGATCTTCATATTATAAAAGGCGAAGTACCAACAGTCGCAAAGGGGCGTATTTTAGGCCATGAAGGAGTGGGAACCATCGAGGCTGTGGGCAACGCAGTTTCAAATTTTCAGGTTTATGATAAAGTGTTAATTTCCTGTATTACCTCCTGTGGCAAATGTGCTTATTGCAAGAAACAAATGTACTCGCAATGTGAGGTTGGAGGGTGGTTACTCGGAAACAAAATCGATGGCACGCAAGCAGAATATGTGCGTATTCCATTTGCCGATACAAGTCTTCACGCCATTCCTTCCAATGTTGACGAAGATCTCATTTGTCTATTTAGTGATGTTTTACCAACAGGTTATGAAACAGGGGTTTTGAAGGGAAAAATCAAATTAGGAGATAAAGTTGCGATTATAGGGGCAGGTCCTATTGGTTTAGCTGTTTTACTGACGGCTCAGTTCTATTCACCCTCAGAAATTGTTGTCGTTGATAAAGATAATTTTCGATTGGAAGTTGCTAAGCTGCTGGGAGCTAAAGTAACAATTAATGGTGACGGTAATGATGTAATCGAGCGCGTTTTAGAAATGACTAATCAAAAAGGCTTTGATATCGTTATTGAAGCTGTAGGAAAACCAGAAACATTCGAAACTTGTCAGGCTATTGTTGCTCCAGGTGGTTACATTGCCAATGTGGGTGTGCATGGGAAAAGTGTCTGTTTGCATTTAGAAAAGCTTTGGAATCAAAACATCACCATAACAACGGGCTTAGTGGATACTTTCAGTATTTCGATTCTTTTAAAAACCTTTGCTGCTGGTATGCTTAAACCAGGTGTATTAATTACCCATCATTTTGATTTAACAAATGTTATAAAAGCATACGAAGTATTTGCTGACGCTGCCAATCAACATGCATTGAAAGTCATTTTGGAAACACATCCGTAA
- a CDS encoding PHP domain-containing protein: MDDFRADMHCHSTCSDGTCSPEELVDIAFKSGLKGLSITDHDSVEAYQSAVEPAAKLGIKLLSGVEFSAEQDSVNVHILAYAFAFQNPVITKFCQKHAARRVERNREILDLLRMHRMPIKEQDVIDLSPFGTIGRPHIALAMINYGYVKTLQEAFKKYLGDGKSCFASGKPFSVEETLDVIHKAKGLAVIAHPHLIDHVPTTKRLLEMNFDGIECYYGKFPAHVHEKWLEMARNKNWLISGGSDFHGAIKPNISLGNSWVNEELFNPFYSHFQANLREDI, from the coding sequence ATGGATGATTTCCGTGCTGACATGCATTGCCATTCAACGTGCTCGGATGGGACATGCTCTCCTGAGGAATTAGTTGATATAGCTTTCAAAAGTGGTTTAAAAGGTTTGTCAATTACAGATCATGATAGTGTAGAAGCTTATCAGAGTGCAGTGGAACCCGCTGCAAAACTTGGAATAAAATTACTTTCTGGTGTGGAGTTTTCTGCTGAACAAGACTCCGTCAATGTTCACATCCTTGCCTACGCTTTTGCTTTTCAAAATCCTGTGATAACTAAATTTTGTCAAAAACATGCGGCTCGTCGTGTGGAAAGAAATCGTGAAATCTTGGATCTTTTACGGATGCATCGGATGCCCATTAAAGAGCAGGATGTCATCGATTTATCGCCATTCGGAACAATTGGCCGTCCACACATCGCTTTAGCGATGATCAATTATGGATATGTAAAGACCTTACAAGAAGCTTTTAAAAAGTATTTAGGGGATGGAAAATCTTGCTTCGCTTCTGGTAAACCTTTTTCTGTAGAGGAAACCCTAGATGTAATTCACAAGGCGAAAGGATTGGCAGTTATTGCCCATCCCCATCTGATCGATCATGTTCCTACCACAAAACGTCTTTTAGAAATGAATTTCGATGGTATTGAATGCTATTACGGAAAATTTCCTGCACATGTGCATGAAAAATGGCTTGAGATGGCACGTAACAAAAATTGGCTGATCTCAGGTGGATCCGATTTTCATGGAGCGATTAAGCCGAATATTTCTTTAGGAAATTCTTGGGTTAATGAGGAACTTTTTAATCCGTTTTATAGCCATTTTCAGGCCAATTTAAGGGAGGATATATGA
- the murB gene encoding UDP-N-acetylmuramate dehydrogenase: MDFPFAYQENKLLSGLSTFGIGGPARYYAKVRDIPSMQQMLAFCSAHDIPFFILGKGSNCLFDDAGFDGLVIHNKIDFFENPRPELFRVGAGYSFSLLGVKTAREGWSGLEFASGIPASVGGAVFMNAGANGCETCASLYEVEYVDETGQLYIFSKENLPFSYRTSPFQNMSGAVVAASFFLSRLDSARQKQFEILDYRKKTQPYGEKSAGCIFRNPQSGHAGALIEQTGLKGQVIGGAKVSSMHANFIVNDGNARAQDVLELIAHIKEEVLKQQGVELESEVRYISSLPKSI; the protein is encoded by the coding sequence ATGGATTTTCCATTTGCTTACCAAGAAAATAAGTTGCTTAGCGGATTGAGTACTTTTGGTATCGGAGGTCCCGCGCGTTACTATGCCAAAGTGCGGGACATCCCTTCCATGCAACAGATGCTAGCATTCTGTTCCGCACATGACATCCCTTTTTTTATTTTAGGAAAAGGATCCAATTGTTTATTTGATGATGCGGGCTTCGATGGCTTGGTCATTCATAACAAGATTGATTTCTTTGAAAATCCACGTCCTGAACTTTTTCGAGTAGGAGCTGGCTACAGCTTTTCTCTTTTAGGTGTCAAAACGGCTCGAGAGGGATGGTCAGGTTTAGAATTTGCCTCTGGAATTCCCGCAAGTGTAGGTGGTGCTGTGTTCATGAATGCGGGTGCTAATGGTTGTGAAACCTGTGCTTCCCTATACGAAGTTGAATATGTCGATGAAACAGGACAGCTTTACATTTTTTCAAAAGAAAATCTTCCATTTTCTTATCGAACTTCTCCCTTTCAAAATATGTCAGGAGCTGTTGTTGCAGCTTCATTTTTTTTATCCCGCTTAGATTCTGCTAGACAAAAACAATTTGAAATTTTAGATTATCGCAAAAAAACGCAACCTTATGGTGAAAAATCTGCTGGTTGTATTTTTAGAAACCCTCAATCCGGCCATGCTGGAGCTTTGATTGAGCAGACTGGGCTTAAAGGACAAGTCATTGGGGGTGCTAAGGTATCGAGTATGCATGCAAATTTTATTGTGAATGATGGAAATGCGCGTGCACAAGATGTCTTAGAGTTGATTGCTCATATCAAAGAGGAAGTCTTAAAACAACAAGGCGTGGAGCTTGAGAGTGAAGTTCGTTACATCTCCAGCCTTCCAAAAAGCATATAA
- a CDS encoding OmcB family cysteine-rich outer membrane protein → MRKQLGVITSLLFLCATAFLGAAHSSPNNYGWGGGYPVDEQQSYGQGYEQSYAPGPQGSYAPAYEQSSRPRQACPQPACPQPRTCPAPRQACPQPAPVCKPVCVPPQPACCEEPLCKTITPCRHGNQNKLVCHDGITVTARNPKMCMLGDQYPLEFDIQACDDVCNVVVTTHLPEGVSFVRSVPEAKVDGNKLVWEIGSMEKGQCVPAKVWVKCECEGELCACFCATASPVRFCSLLCAKPILTCHKCGPEEVCPGDQVNYTITVTNRGSCAAEDVVVTDNVPEGLEHSSCLRTLCYKLGTLEPCQTKKINLCFTAVKRGQVCNTAVVTACNADTVSCQWCTNVCKECIEITKVGPKEVPIGKNADYQITVTNPGDKDLTEVTITDCAPSSTSIVSANGATIRGNQAVWRLKELKPGEKVTLPITLTTCTPGCWTNRVTVTNCQNCTACAEATTRWRGRPALNMCITDTEDPICIGESTTYCITVTNQGSEADSNVAVVVRFPKEVTPTAAVGDSAGTVSGQTVTFAPVANFAPRQTLKFRIDARAKESGDARIIAEVSSDSIKTPIVQQESTIVN, encoded by the coding sequence ATGAGAAAACAACTAGGAGTGATCACCTCGTTGCTTTTTTTGTGCGCAACTGCTTTTCTAGGAGCTGCTCATTCTAGCCCAAACAATTATGGTTGGGGTGGTGGGTATCCCGTTGACGAGCAACAATCTTACGGTCAAGGCTATGAGCAATCATATGCTCCAGGTCCGCAAGGTTCTTACGCACCTGCTTACGAGCAGTCTTCTCGTCCAAGACAAGCTTGCCCTCAGCCTGCTTGTCCGCAACCAAGAACATGTCCTGCACCACGACAAGCATGTCCACAACCTGCTCCAGTGTGCAAGCCTGTTTGCGTTCCTCCACAGCCAGCGTGTTGCGAGGAGCCTCTTTGCAAAACGATTACACCTTGCCGTCATGGAAATCAAAATAAATTGGTTTGCCACGATGGGATTACTGTAACAGCGCGCAATCCTAAAATGTGTATGCTAGGGGATCAATATCCTTTAGAATTTGACATTCAAGCTTGCGATGATGTTTGCAATGTGGTTGTCACGACTCATTTACCAGAAGGCGTTTCTTTTGTACGTAGCGTTCCAGAAGCGAAAGTGGATGGAAACAAACTCGTATGGGAAATTGGCTCAATGGAAAAAGGGCAGTGCGTCCCAGCAAAAGTATGGGTGAAATGTGAATGTGAAGGTGAGCTTTGTGCATGTTTTTGTGCAACAGCATCTCCAGTCAGATTCTGTTCTTTGCTCTGTGCTAAACCTATTCTGACCTGCCATAAGTGTGGACCAGAAGAAGTTTGCCCAGGTGATCAAGTCAACTATACAATAACTGTAACAAACCGCGGAAGCTGCGCAGCAGAAGATGTTGTTGTAACAGATAATGTACCGGAAGGACTTGAGCACAGCAGCTGCCTACGTACTCTTTGCTATAAGCTAGGAACGCTAGAACCTTGCCAAACGAAAAAAATTAATCTATGCTTTACAGCTGTAAAGCGTGGACAAGTGTGCAACACAGCGGTTGTAACAGCATGCAATGCTGATACAGTATCTTGCCAATGGTGCACAAACGTTTGCAAAGAATGCATTGAGATCACAAAAGTGGGTCCAAAAGAAGTTCCAATCGGCAAAAATGCTGATTACCAAATCACTGTGACAAACCCAGGTGATAAAGATCTGACAGAAGTGACAATCACAGATTGCGCTCCAAGCTCAACATCTATTGTTTCAGCTAATGGTGCAACAATCCGTGGAAATCAAGCTGTTTGGAGATTAAAGGAACTTAAACCAGGTGAGAAGGTTACACTCCCAATCACTTTAACTACATGCACACCAGGATGCTGGACAAACCGTGTGACTGTAACAAACTGTCAGAATTGCACAGCTTGCGCAGAAGCAACAACTCGTTGGAGAGGTCGTCCTGCACTCAACATGTGCATCACAGATACTGAAGATCCAATTTGCATTGGTGAATCAACAACCTATTGCATCACAGTCACAAACCAAGGCTCTGAAGCAGATAGTAATGTAGCTGTTGTCGTACGCTTCCCTAAAGAAGTGACTCCAACTGCTGCAGTTGGCGATTCAGCAGGCACAGTATCTGGTCAAACAGTTACTTTTGCTCCTGTAGCTAACTTCGCACCTCGACAAACATTGAAATTCAGAATCGACGCGAGAGCAAAAGAATCTGGTGATGCACGTATCATTGCTGAAGTATCTTCGGATTCTATCAAGACTCCGATCGTTCAGCAAGAAAGCACAATTGTTAACTAA
- the nusB gene encoding transcription antitermination factor NusB encodes MAIPLKKFREVVFVLLYSQDCGRVSEQELVELVMKELAVTKKTAYSALEKVELVLEKKAEIDDLIANTSREYRFERIQTVEKNVLRLGIYEMLFDDSIPPKVAIAEAIRLSRKFSTPESATFVNALLDHIYQTKEGKVSDDLAIAKSAAVLAQNDVVVQAFLEAAERGDVVRASSHEEIEEENDSEE; translated from the coding sequence ATGGCCATTCCCCTAAAAAAATTTCGAGAAGTCGTTTTCGTACTTCTTTATAGCCAAGATTGTGGCCGAGTGAGTGAACAAGAGCTTGTAGAGCTTGTAATGAAAGAATTGGCTGTTACTAAAAAGACAGCCTATTCTGCTTTGGAAAAAGTAGAACTTGTTCTCGAAAAAAAAGCTGAAATTGATGATCTTATTGCAAACACATCTCGTGAATATCGCTTTGAAAGAATTCAAACCGTAGAAAAAAACGTTTTACGGTTAGGGATTTACGAGATGCTGTTTGATGACTCCATTCCCCCAAAAGTTGCGATTGCAGAAGCCATTCGGTTGTCGCGGAAATTTAGTACTCCCGAATCCGCAACATTTGTGAATGCTTTGCTTGATCACATTTATCAGACCAAAGAGGGCAAAGTCAGCGATGATCTGGCGATCGCAAAAAGCGCGGCTGTTTTGGCCCAAAATGATGTCGTTGTTCAAGCATTTTTAGAAGCAGCAGAAAGAGGAGACGTTGTGCGTGCGTCTTCTCATGAAGAAATTGAGGAAGAAAACGATAGTGAGGAGTAA
- a CDS encoding bifunctional folylpolyglutamate synthase/dihydrofolate synthase — translation MSYVKLVKRLFAETNTRGMKLGLSNCLRLHHAMGRPCDSFKSIHVAGTNGKGSVTAKIAAGMQAAGYRVGRYVSPHIATFRERMSINGEMISEAEVVEILNELFAVADREKISPTFFELTTLLAFCFFARKKADIAVLETGLGGRLDATNIVHPILSVITSISVDHTEILGHTLEEIAKEKAGIIKSHVPVLIGPSVPHSIIQPIADELKSPLYSVSGTFFNPEQENCAIAERALQHLQLQEENIQQGLLACLPCRYEKIQTNIPIFLDVAHNPAGVEGLLKRARKDYSGVPFHIVCGFSRNKDLQTCLHLIAQEAKHIYLVSSTGEKAAPVSQLEAIIRTFVHLPEEIHSHLSIQQAVILAMQNASQDGGIVLICGTFYIMRDARMALGISEPIDPLELRD, via the coding sequence ATGAGTTATGTCAAGTTGGTGAAGCGCTTGTTTGCAGAAACAAATACGCGTGGCATGAAGCTCGGTTTATCCAATTGTCTTCGGCTTCATCATGCCATGGGACGTCCTTGCGATTCATTCAAATCTATTCACGTTGCGGGGACAAATGGCAAAGGATCTGTGACAGCAAAAATCGCAGCAGGGATGCAGGCGGCGGGTTATCGTGTCGGAAGATATGTCTCTCCCCATATCGCGACATTCCGAGAGCGAATGAGCATTAATGGTGAAATGATTTCTGAGGCTGAAGTTGTCGAAATCTTAAACGAATTATTTGCAGTTGCGGATAGAGAAAAGATATCTCCCACATTTTTTGAACTCACAACTTTACTCGCTTTTTGCTTTTTTGCACGGAAAAAAGCAGACATTGCCGTTCTCGAAACAGGTTTAGGTGGACGTTTGGATGCCACAAATATAGTGCATCCGATTCTTTCGGTGATTACGTCTATCTCGGTTGATCACACAGAAATACTGGGTCATACATTAGAAGAAATCGCGAAAGAAAAAGCAGGGATCATTAAATCGCATGTCCCTGTTTTAATTGGGCCTTCGGTTCCTCATTCAATCATACAACCAATTGCTGACGAACTAAAAAGCCCTCTTTACTCAGTTTCTGGAACTTTTTTTAATCCAGAGCAAGAAAACTGTGCGATTGCTGAAAGGGCATTGCAACACCTGCAATTACAGGAAGAAAATATTCAGCAAGGTCTTTTGGCATGCTTACCGTGCCGATATGAAAAAATTCAGACAAATATTCCCATTTTCCTTGATGTTGCACACAATCCTGCAGGCGTAGAAGGGTTGTTAAAAAGGGCCAGAAAAGACTATTCAGGAGTTCCCTTCCATATCGTCTGCGGTTTCTCACGAAATAAAGACTTGCAAACATGTTTGCATTTAATTGCCCAAGAAGCAAAGCACATTTATCTGGTTTCTTCGACAGGAGAGAAAGCCGCTCCCGTGAGTCAGCTTGAAGCGATTATTCGAACATTTGTACATCTTCCCGAAGAAATTCATTCGCATTTAAGTATTCAACAGGCCGTGATATTGGCCATGCAAAATGCTTCTCAAGACGGGGGAATTGTGCTGATTTGTGGGACTTTTTATATCATGCGCGATGCCCGCATGGCTTTAGGAATTAGTGAGCCTATAGATCCTCTCGAACTTCGGGATTAG